The sequence AAGGCCAGTGTGTCTGTGAGCTTTTGCGGCTTAAGGTCGGCAGTTGAGGCCTTGGCGTACGTATCTGCGTCAGGTCCGTGACCGGACATGCAGTTGTGCAGGCTGGCACCACCGGGGACAAAGCCTTCCGCCTTGGCGTCGTACTCGCCGAAGATGAGGCCCATGAACTCGTTCATGAAGTTGCGATGGAACCACGGCGGACGAAAAGTGTGCTCGGCGACCATCCAGCGTGGCGGGAAGATGACGAAATCGCAATTGGCCGTGCCGGCAATCTCCGACGGCGAAGTGAGCACGGTGTAAATCGACGGATCGGGGTGGTCGAAACTGACGGTGTTGATGCAGTTGAAGCGCGAGAGATCGTACTTGTAAGGCGCGTAATTGCCATGCCAGGCGACGACGTTTAACGGCGAGTGATTGTACTGGGCTTCCCAGAGGCGTCCCATGAACTTGGCTACGACACGGAAGTCGCAATCGCGGTCTTCGAAGGCGGCGGTGGGCGTCTGGAAGTCGCGCGGGTTCGCGAGTCCGTTGGCACCAATCGGACCAAGATCGGGGAGCCGGAAAAGGCCGCCGTAGTTTTCGCAGACGTAGCCGCGCGCCTGTTTTTCGAGCAGTTCGACGCGGAACTTGATGCCGCGCTGTATCACGCAGATTTCGCCGGGCTTTAAGCCGATGCGTCCGAACTCAGTGTGGATTAGCAGCTCGCCCATCTGCGGCACGATGAGCAGTTCGCCATCGGCGTTGTAGAAGGCACGGTCCACCATGCTTTTGTTCGCGACATAGATATGAATGGCGACACCCGATTGCATGGAAGCGTCGCCGTTCCCAGCAATGGTGATGAGGCCGTCCACGAAATCGGTGGCTTCGCTGGGGATGGCGATGGGATTCCAGCGAAGTTGATTGGGAGGCGTTGGGACTTCGTCGAAGGGCGTGGAACGCAGCAGCCTCTGCGGAAGAGGCGTGTAAGGCTTGTGCATCACGGAAGGACGAACGCGATAGGCCCACGTACGACGGTTTGAAACGCGCGGCGCTGTAAACGGAGTGCCGCTGAGCTGTTCGGCGTAAAGTCCAAGTGGCGCCTGCTGGGGGGAGTTTTGTCCGACCGGCAGTGCGCCGGGAATCGCTTCGCTGGCGAATTCATTGCCGAAACCGGAGTGATACTGCAACGGCTCAGTCTTTGTTGTTGGCTTGGTGGTCGCCATTGTTTGCCTTTCTTATAGATTGCCGCGACGGGCCTGCTCCAACTCAATCGCTTCGAACAGTGCTTTGAAGTTCCCCTTGCCAAAGCCGCGGCTGCCCTTGCGCTGGATGATCTCGAAGAACACTGTAGGGCGGTCTTCCACTGGCTTTGAGAAGATCTGGAGCAGGTAGCCTTCCTGGTCGCGGTCAACAAGGATGCCCAACCGCTTGATTTCTTCCAACGGCTCGTCGAGTTTGCCGACGCGGTCGGTGAGGATTTCGTAGTAGGAATCGGGTACGCGCAGGAATTCGACACCGTTTTGCTGCAGACGATCGACGGTGTAAAGGACGTCCTTCACCTGTAGCGCGACGTGTTGAACGCCGGGGCCGCAATAGGCTTCGAGATATTCGTCGATTTGAGATTTGCGGCGTCCGGGAGCGGGCTCATTGATGGGGAACTTCACCGAATACGAGTCGTCGGACATGACGATCGACATAAGCGCCGAGTACTCGGTCGAAATGTCCTTGTCGTCGAAACTGATGTAGCGATGGAAGCCGAAGACGTTGTGGTAGAAGTCCGCCCAGTGATTCATCTTTCCGAGATCGACGTTACCGACCATGTGGTCCACGCGCAGGATGCCGGTATCGCGCTCTTCAATCACCGCCTCGCTGAATCCCGGGAGGAACGGGCCATCGTAGTCTTTATAGGAAATGAGCGAGTGGATGGTGTCGCCGTAAGTATGTACAGCAGCGTGGCGCACGGTACCGTGGTCGTCCTTCAGATCGTGCGGTTCGATGAATGGCTTGGCTCCGCGCCGGACAGCTTCTTCGAAAGCGAAGTCGGCGTCGGCCACTTCAAGCGCGATATCGCGAACACCATCTCCGTGGAGCTTGATGTGATCGGCCGCCGGGTGGTTACAGCTTAGCGGCGTGCTCAACACGAAGTTGGTCTTATGCTGCGACAGGGCATACGACGCCATCTGGCGATTGCCGGTTTCAAGCCCGGAGTACGCAACCTGCGAAAAGCCGAACGCCTTGCGATAGTAGTAAGCGGCCTGCTTGGCGTTTCCCACCCAGAATTCAACGTGGTGAACTCTCTTCAGCTTAAGAGGGTTTTCCATTTCCTCACATCTCCCGGCGGCTATTTTATATGCTCGCTAGATAAGATGCGTTTTCGCCATGAGTTCGCAAGCTCAGGCACTGCCAATCAGGATTCCAGTGATGAAAACGAGCACCCCTCCGACGATGACCTGGAAAGCGGCGGAAAGGATGGGAGTGTCCATATAGCGTTTTCGTATCCACGTGATGATGGCCAACTCTGCGACCACCACGATCACAGCGGCAATAAAAGCGGCGTGGAAGTTGGGAATAAGGAACGGAACGGTGTGCCCAATCCCGCCCAGAGTGGTCATTAGGCCGCAGATAACGCCACGAATCCACGGATGGCCACGTCCGGTGAGAGCGCCATCGTCGGAAAGCGCCTCGGCGAAGCCCATACTGATACCCGCTCCCACAGATGCGGCGAGGCCTACGATAAGGGCATCATGGCTGTTCCGGGTGGCAAAGGCAGCCGCGAACACGGGGGCCAGGGTGGAGACGGAGCCGTCCATAAGACCGGCAAGTCCGGGTTGGACGACTTGGAGTACAAACAGGCGCCGATTAGCTTCGTCTTCTTTGGCCTTAACGTCGGGACGCAGCTTTTCCGCCTCAAGTTCTTCGGCGCTACGCTCGTGGTGACGCTCTTCCTGGGCAAGGTCGTCGAGCAACTGCCGGACGCTAGCGTCCTTGGCGCGGGCTGCGGCACGTTCATAGAAGCGGCGGGCTTCCACTTCCATGGCCGCAGCCGTGTTACGGACCGTATCGATTCCAAGCGGGCGCACCAGCCAGACCGGACGCCGGTGGATAAAGCCCTTTACGTCCTGCCGACGAATGAGGGGAATGTGCTCGCCGAACTTTTGCTGGTGGAGTTCAATTAGCCGCCGGCGATGGCCGGACTCTTCCTTGCGCATTTCCTCAAAGACATCGGCGGAGGCAGGGAATTCCTGCCGAAGGCCGTCGGCAAAGTCGGCGTATACGCGTTCGTCCTCTTCTTCCAGCGAGATGGCCAGGGCGAGTATTTCGCGTTCGGTAAGGCTGTCGAAGTTCCTCATAGAGTGGAGACCTGAGTGCGAAATACCTTACACGGTGAGTTGACCGAAGGCGAGTGCAACTGTCATTGACGCGGGCATCGCGAATGGATAGGCTGCGCAGTTATGGCGACATTGGCCCAAACGGAACCTTCTATAGTCGCGCCGAAAATTACCTCAACGCGGTTGCTATCACTGGATGTCTTTCGCGGCATCACCATCGCCTCCATGATCCTGGTGAATGATGCCGGCGACTGGGGACATATCTACTGGCCTCTGGGGCATGCACCGTGGCACGGCTGGACGCCGACCGACCTGATCTTCCCATTCTTCCTGTTCATTGTCGGGGTTTCGATGGTTTTGTCGTTCAACTCGCGGCGGGCGCGAGGCGCTACGCGGGGTGAACTGATGCTGCACTCGCTAAAGCGGGCTGCAATCATTTTTGGACTGGGCCTGTTTCTTGCGCTGTATCCGCGATTCGATTTCAGCATCGTGCGCATACCAGGCGTGTTGCAGCGAATTGCGGTGGTGTACCTGCTTGCATCGGCTATTGTGTTGTATTTTGGGCGGAAAACGCGGATGGCGATCACCGCAGTGCTGCTGCTCGGATACTGGGCGGCGATGATGCTTATTCCGGTGCCCGGATACGGAGCAGGCGTGCTTTCGGCCGATGGGAGCCTGGCCAGCTATGTAGATCGTCTGCTGCTCTACAACCATTTGTACGTGTCGCACCGGTTCGATCCGGAAGGAATCTTGAGTACCTTCCCGGCGATCGCGACGTGTCTCTTTGGCGTCTTTACAGGCGAGTGGATTCGCGGCAAGGAACCGAAGCAACTTGTGCGCGGATTGCTGATTGGGGCTGTAGTCGGGTTGGCCCTTGGGAAAATCTGGAACATCTGGTTCCCAATTAACAAGAACCTGTGGACCAGTTCGTACGTACTGTTCTGCGCCGGATTCGCGATGGCCGTGTTTGCCGTCTGCTACTGGCTGGTGGATTTCAAGGGATGGAAGCGGTGGGCACAGCCATTTGTATGGTTCGGCGTGAATCCGCTGGCGATCTTCTTCCTGGCAAGCTGGTTTGGGAAAGCGACCAGCGTTCCATGGGTCGGCGGAATACGGATCAAAAGCGTGGTGTACGGAAAGGTGTTTGCCAACCTGTTCCCAAGTCCGTACATGAACTCGCTGGCATTCGCGGTGTGCTTCGTGCTGCTGTTCTGGTTTATCGCCTGGGCGCTGTACCAGAAAAAGATTTTCATCCGCGTTTAGTTATCACCTGCGGCTTTGAGCGATGCCAGATCAATTCCCAGCTGCTGACATTTCTTGTACAGGTGGCTGCGCTCAAGCGCGAGTTCCTTCGCGGTGGCTGTCATGTTGTAGCCGTGGCGTTTGAGCTCCGCGAGGATCGTCTGCTTCTCGAAGCTGTCCACCCGTTCGGAAAGAGGGCCAGTGCTGGAGACCTTCAACTCCGACGCTACAGTGCCCTTTAACCGTGGAAGAGCTAGCTCTACGGCGGCGCGATCAACTTGGCCGTCGAGCGCCAGCAACATCACCCGTTCTACCACGTTCCGCAGTTCGCGAACGTTTCCTGGCCAGGCATAGTTCGCCAGCGCATCAATAGCTTCGGGCAGGAACGTCATGGGCTTCCATCCGTTCTGTGCGCTCACAAGCTTCGCGAAATGCTCGACGAGGGCTGGGATGTCTTCGCGGCGTTCGCGAAGCGAGGGCAGGATGAGAGGGAAGACGTAAACACGGTGAAAAAGGTCCTGCCGGAACTTGCCTTCGCTTACGAGTTCTTCGAGGTCACGGTGAGTCGCCACGACGACTCGGACATCAACAGTAACGGGCTTGTCTCCGCCAATGCGTTCGACTTCGCCTTCCTCCAATACGCGCAACAGCTTGGCCTGCATGGCAAGAGGCATGTCGCCGATTTCGTCGAGAAATAACGTGCCGTGATGTGCCTGCTCGAACTTGCCGATGTGACGGTTGGCGGCTCCAGTGAAGGAACCTTTCTCATGGCCGAAGAGTTCGGACTCGATGAGTTCCGCTGGAATGGCAGCGCAGTTCAAAGTGACGAACGGCCCGTTGGCACGTGCCGATTTCTCATGCAGCGTACGCGCGACCAGTTCTTTGCCGGTGCCGGTTTCGCCGTATATGCACACGCGCGATTCGCTTTGCGCGACCCGTTCGATCTGCATCATCACGCGTTTCATGGCGTCGCCTGACCAAACGATCTGGTGCTTACCGACGCGCTGCTTGAGTTCCCGGTTCTCCTGTTCGAGTCGCTTCAACTTCAGTGCATTCTCGACCGTGAGCAGTAGTTTGTCGGTGGAGAGCGGCTTTTCGAGGAAGTCGAGCGCGCCGAGCCGGGTGGCTTTGACGGCCATTTCGATGTGCGCCTGGCCGGACATCATGACGACTGGGGCAGCGACGGAGTTATTCTTCAGATCCTCTAATAAAGCGAGACCATCGCGATTGGGCATTACGACGTCGGAAAGGATGAGGTCGAACGGTCGAGACTTCGCGAGTTCCAGTGCCTTGGCGGCGTTGTCGCAGACGGTTGCCTCGTGTCCGGCGAGCCGGAAAGCGCGCGAGAGGGAAGCCAGTGTGTTGGGTTCGTCGTCTACGATGAGGATGTCGGCTTTCGTCGGCATGATTTATCCCACCTTCGCAGTGTCGGCCTTTACGGTGCCGGATGAGTATTTCGGAAGTTCAATACGAAACGTCGCGCCCTGTCCTGGTGTGCTCTCGACTGTGATCGTTCCCTTGTGATCGCTGATCACAGACTGCACGATCGCGAGTCCGAGCCCGGTTCCGCGTTGTTTGCTGGTGTAGTAGGGCGTGAAGAGACGCACGCACTCTTCGGGTGTAAGTCCCGTGCCGGAGTCGGCGATCTCGATACGTACGGAGTCAGTCTGCTCGCGCGTGCGGAAGGTAATAGTGCCGCCGTTCGGCATGGCATCCATGGCATTGAGCACGAGATTCGAAAGTGCGCGATGGAGGAGATCGGGATCGGCCTCGATCAGGCGAAGCGAGTCCTGAAGTTCCAGACGGACCGTGATCTGCGGTTTGCCCGGAGCGCTGAATTGCGGCTCGTGTAGCGCCACCACACCCTTGATGACGTCGTTGATCTGCACGCGCTGCAACTGCGGCTGCGGCATCTTCGAAAAGTCGGAGAAGCGTCCGATGATTGTCTTAAGGTTAGTGAGTTCGGCGAGCAGGGTACTGGCGCTTTCGCGGAAGACTTCGTCGAATTCAGCCGGCGGAAGTTCGCGGGCGCGTACGAGGTTCTCTACCGTGATCTGAAGTGGGAAGAGCGGGTTCTTCAGTTCGTGAGCCAATCGCCGGGCCAATTCACGCCATGCCGCTACACGTTCAGACTGCAACAGCTTTTCGCGCTGCGAAATGATTTCGTGCGTCATGCTGTTGAAAGCTTCCGCCAGTTCTCCGAGTTCGTCTGTATTAGGAACCTCGACACGTGTGTCCCAATTTCCGGCGGCGACGGCGCGAGCGCCTTCGGCAAGTTGCTCGACAGGACGAGTGAAGCGAGCGGCCAGCCAGAGGGAGATCAGGATGGCGAAGAGGATTCCTGCTCCGCCCACGGTGAAGGCGACCGTGCGGATATCGTAGAGGAACTGCACGAGGTCCCGCCGCGCGTGGCCGATTAACAGCACGGCCAAGAGCGAGTCGTCCTGCCCTTTGAGCGGGAAGGCCTTGAACGTTTCGGCGTCGCGGAGATCCGAACTCCAGTGGATGATTCGCGATGTTTCGTTACGGCTCAACTTCACTTCGTCGATGACTGAGGAGAGCTTCTCGAGATTGGGGGTGTCGGGATCAGCGCCGACGAGGTTGGCGGCGTTGAAGGAGCCGTCCTGCACACGGTAAAGAAAGGCGCGCATACCCGGCGGCAGGCTCAGACTGAAGAGAAACTCGCGGTCGAGACGCTCTCCGCCGAGGATGTAGATGGGATTTTCGCCAACACGAATTGCACGTACTGAGAAGAGTCCAAGGGCCGTTCCGTCCTGGAGTTCTTCGCGCTTGAGAAAGGCCTGCGCCGATGTCTTCGACGGGACGGTCTCTTTGTAGCCAAAACGAGCGGGCCACTGCGCGGAGGAGATGATGCTGCCATCGGCGGAGAGGATCTCAAGGAAGTCCAGTCCGTACGCCCGGGCCTGATTGGTGGCTTCGTTCAGGTAAGCGGCCGGATCGCCCCCATGAGAGATATCGAGCGCCATGCGTGCGATGCTTTCGTTCTCGGCGATGTTCTGCACACGCTTAGCCACCTCGTCGCCACGACGCTGAAATTCACGCCGGAACTGCTGCACTAGCGCTTCCGTGCGCTGATTGTCGGTGCGTTCGAACAGTTGACGGGTCTGCCGGGAAATCGCCCATCCAATGGCAACCACGGTGGCAACAATGATGACCGCGAATACGGCAAGCAGACGCCGGCGGAAACTCATGGCTTACCTCCCGTTGTGCGCGGTGCAAGCCAGACGTCGGCGAACCTCCATTGCCCTGCGGGCGACGGATCGAAGTTGCGAACGCGTTCTTTGAGTGCGGTGACCTTCGGAATGTGAACGAGAGGAATCGCCGAGTAGGTTTGAAGCGCGGTGCGCTCATTGGAATAGAGCGATTCGATATTGTCGCTGGTAAACGGCTGCATGATCGACAGCTTTTCGACCAAGGCGTTCAGAGCAACGGCCGGATTGAGCGATGACACGGAAACAGTCTCGATCCGGAGATCAGCAGAGTTGGAGGCAACCGCCGATCCAGCAATGCCGACGTCGCGCAGGTTCAGAGCTACACGTTCGGCGATCAGGCGTTGAACAGATTCTGTGGGATCATAGCCAATCGTGATGGCAGGTGGGCGTCCAGCTTGTTTCAGAAGATCGCGAGCTTTTGCCTGATCTGGAGCGGTCGGGAAGAGGAACGCGTATCCGGTAAGCCAGTTTGGGAGCAGGCTTCCCGCCACCTCGCCCTGTCGCTGGAAGATGACCGAATGAATGGAACCGCGGTCGATCGCCAGCGAGATCGCCTGACGAATGCGGAGGTCACCCAACTCGGTCTTCTTCGAGTTGAAGACCAGCAGTAGGGTTACGGATGGGCGCGACAATTCGACGCGCATGCGTTCCTGCTGGAGCCGTCGCAACATGTCGGCGGCGAGTTCAACGACGTCGACGTGATCAAAAGAGAAGTCGTTGAGTTGATCGCGGGAGTTACGCCCGGTCTTGATCTCAAGCGTGTCAAGATACGGGCGCCCGCCCCAGTAGTTGTCGAATGCTTTCAGGCTGATCGTGCCGGGCGTACGTGTCTCGATTCGGAACGGACCAGTGCCGAAGACGTCGTTGCCGCTGGTCAGGATGACCGCGTATTCCGGCTGCGACAAAATTGACGGCAGGTTAGGCCTAGGTGAGTCGCACTGGTACATCATCGCGATCGAGGAGAGCAGCAGCTTGCATCCGGGTACGGGTACCTGGCTGAGTTTGGCGGCCGAAAGCGGGGTTCCATCGTGGAACTGGACGCCGGTGCGGAGGGTGAAATCCCAGCGGGAGCCGTTGTCGGGCGTCGTCCAACGAAGCGCAAGTCCGGGTTGTAGGCGACCATTGTCATGAATCGTGACGAGCGTTTCGAACACGGGGCCGACCAGCAGGTCGGGCGCGCCCTCGTATTCCGGTACGACTTCCCGGAACTGCACCCGCAATGGGTCGCCATACCTCGGACGTGTTCGCGCGAAGGCTGCTGAAATCAGCAATAGCGCCGCACTACTGATTGCAAGTAATCGAAACGCTATAGGCTTCATACTGTCCTGTCCGCAGGTTATGTGCGATGGCGGTTGCTGTGTTTGCGTCGTGTGTCCAGAGCGCGGTAATGGGGCCGGCAAATGCCACCGGGCCACTGACCAGGACCGGTTCGCCGTCGGGAATTTCGTAGGCCCGAAGGGAATCAGGTTGCGTATCGTCGGCAGCGGCAGTTACCAGCAATTGGGTTCCTGAACCGCAAGCGGAGCGAACTGCGGCGATGTCGCTGCCCCAGTCACCGGTTATGTTCATCGACAGAGTACGTTCGTTTACGCCGTCGTTCAGGCGAACACGGCCATCGACGCCGGTAAAGATAGCCAGAGAGTTGTTTTGTCGCTGCAGCCACGCGGCAGAGTAGAAGGGCGGATTCTGGTTTTCGCTCGCGGGAACAAGAGCCCCGTTGAAGTAATTGCGGGCGGAGTTGAAGAACGCTGACCGCGGCCCAAGTTTCCATGCGTCTTCGCCGTCGCGGCAGATGACGGAGCTGGCCCGTCCCAAAGAGACAGTACAAACCGTGCCCGGAAGGTAGGCGTCAACGCTCTTGTCACCGGGGACAAGCAGTCCGCGGAGATCGCGCGGAAATGGGTGGTTGCGAGCGACGTTCCAGGACTGCTGGCGTTCCCATGTGCTGTTGCTTTGCGTGTAGGAGGTAATCAAATCCGCTTCGAGGACGATGAGGCGATTGCGGTCGAATACCAGAGCATCCACGAATTGCGTTGGTTGCGACCACAATAAAGACTTGCTGATAACGACCGTAGGCCCACTTTTCGTCGGCGCTGCCGATTGCGCTCGTGGAACTGAGACCATCGCCACTTGCGTGTTGTTGCCTTGCTTGACTTCCGCGATCCAAAGATAGCCTTGCAGGTTCTCTGAAAGAGTCACGCGAACTTCGCTGTGGACGTTAGCGACGGCACCGACGGATACACCGGACGTCCGCAGTTGCGCTTCAATGGCGCGCTGGATTTCGCCGACCTGATCTTTGGGAAGGGAAGAGGAATTGGTGACAGTCAGAGTAATGCTTCCGGGACCGCTGGCGCTGGCGATCGCCTTCGCCAGGTCGGTTGCCGCTAAACTCCAGTCCGATCCCCATGCAGGCGAAACCAATGCCAAGATGCACAACACGCACCAACGGAGCCGATTGCCTAAGTTCATCGTGAAACTCGCATTATAGTTCGCCGAATTCATGGTTCAGCTACGGCGTTTCGCCGATTCCCTAATCGGAACAACCGGGCAGCCTGACGGCGGCGGTGTCAGACTGCCCGGCGCTATCCGGAAGCAAGGGGAAACCAACTTCCGGCATCCTGACAAGCTTTACTTCGCGGGTGAGTTCATTGCGGCCGCCGTGACAGCAATGCTTAACGCAATCACGAGCGGGGCCCACGCCAGGAACGCTAATGCAACCGTGGTGCGCCAACGGATTGGGTGCGGCTCCAAGGCGACCGCGCCCGCAGCTATCCGGCGACGGTAGCGAATGAGCATCAAGACATCGTTCGCGATGATGGATAGAGACGTCATCAACATCACCAAGCCGAGAACGCACAACGCGTATCTTAAGAACCACATAGGGATCTCCTGTTCAGCTCTTGTGCTCCGCAGTCATTTCGTTCTGGGAGCGTCCCGTCCGAGGGGCGAAGAAGAACCGGAACATGCCCCCGAAAATCAGTTCTTCCATAAGCAGTGCGCACATCAGCGAGAAAAACAATCCCGCTACTACAACTCCTGCTGTGGTTACGCTTTCCATGATTTACTCCTTAATGCGAGCCCGCCAGGCTGGCGGACTCAACTGCTTGATTCGGCGTTTCGTTGCTTGCGACGATCACCTCGTCGGTGCTGCCAAAGACCTGGGAAATCAATTCGTCGCGCTC is a genomic window of Terriglobales bacterium containing:
- the hmgA gene encoding homogentisate 1,2-dioxygenase is translated as MATTKPTTKTEPLQYHSGFGNEFASEAIPGALPVGQNSPQQAPLGLYAEQLSGTPFTAPRVSNRRTWAYRVRPSVMHKPYTPLPQRLLRSTPFDEVPTPPNQLRWNPIAIPSEATDFVDGLITIAGNGDASMQSGVAIHIYVANKSMVDRAFYNADGELLIVPQMGELLIHTEFGRIGLKPGEICVIQRGIKFRVELLEKQARGYVCENYGGLFRLPDLGPIGANGLANPRDFQTPTAAFEDRDCDFRVVAKFMGRLWEAQYNHSPLNVVAWHGNYAPYKYDLSRFNCINTVSFDHPDPSIYTVLTSPSEIAGTANCDFVIFPPRWMVAEHTFRPPWFHRNFMNEFMGLIFGEYDAKAEGFVPGGASLHNCMSGHGPDADTYAKASTADLKPQKLTDTLAFMFETRFICRPTKYAMDTAELQHDYFECWQGLKKNFKG
- the hppD gene encoding 4-hydroxyphenylpyruvate dioxygenase codes for the protein MENPLKLKRVHHVEFWVGNAKQAAYYYRKAFGFSQVAYSGLETGNRQMASYALSQHKTNFVLSTPLSCNHPAADHIKLHGDGVRDIALEVADADFAFEEAVRRGAKPFIEPHDLKDDHGTVRHAAVHTYGDTIHSLISYKDYDGPFLPGFSEAVIEERDTGILRVDHMVGNVDLGKMNHWADFYHNVFGFHRYISFDDKDISTEYSALMSIVMSDDSYSVKFPINEPAPGRRKSQIDEYLEAYCGPGVQHVALQVKDVLYTVDRLQQNGVEFLRVPDSYYEILTDRVGKLDEPLEEIKRLGILVDRDQEGYLLQIFSKPVEDRPTVFFEIIQRKGSRGFGKGNFKALFEAIELEQARRGNL
- a CDS encoding ferritin family protein; its protein translation is MRNFDSLTEREILALAISLEEEDERVYADFADGLRQEFPASADVFEEMRKEESGHRRRLIELHQQKFGEHIPLIRRQDVKGFIHRRPVWLVRPLGIDTVRNTAAAMEVEARRFYERAAARAKDASVRQLLDDLAQEERHHERSAEELEAEKLRPDVKAKEDEANRRLFVLQVVQPGLAGLMDGSVSTLAPVFAAAFATRNSHDALIVGLAASVGAGISMGFAEALSDDGALTGRGHPWIRGVICGLMTTLGGIGHTVPFLIPNFHAAFIAAVIVVVAELAIITWIRKRYMDTPILSAAFQVIVGGVLVFITGILIGSA
- a CDS encoding sigma-54 dependent transcriptional regulator is translated as MPTKADILIVDDEPNTLASLSRAFRLAGHEATVCDNAAKALELAKSRPFDLILSDVVMPNRDGLALLEDLKNNSVAAPVVMMSGQAHIEMAVKATRLGALDFLEKPLSTDKLLLTVENALKLKRLEQENRELKQRVGKHQIVWSGDAMKRVMMQIERVAQSESRVCIYGETGTGKELVARTLHEKSARANGPFVTLNCAAIPAELIESELFGHEKGSFTGAANRHIGKFEQAHHGTLFLDEIGDMPLAMQAKLLRVLEEGEVERIGGDKPVTVDVRVVVATHRDLEELVSEGKFRQDLFHRVYVFPLILPSLRERREDIPALVEHFAKLVSAQNGWKPMTFLPEAIDALANYAWPGNVRELRNVVERVMLLALDGQVDRAAVELALPRLKGTVASELKVSSTGPLSERVDSFEKQTILAELKRHGYNMTATAKELALERSHLYKKCQQLGIDLASLKAAGDN
- a CDS encoding ATP-binding protein: MSFRRRLLAVFAVIIVATVVAIGWAISRQTRQLFERTDNQRTEALVQQFRREFQRRGDEVAKRVQNIAENESIARMALDISHGGDPAAYLNEATNQARAYGLDFLEILSADGSIISSAQWPARFGYKETVPSKTSAQAFLKREELQDGTALGLFSVRAIRVGENPIYILGGERLDREFLFSLSLPPGMRAFLYRVQDGSFNAANLVGADPDTPNLEKLSSVIDEVKLSRNETSRIIHWSSDLRDAETFKAFPLKGQDDSLLAVLLIGHARRDLVQFLYDIRTVAFTVGGAGILFAILISLWLAARFTRPVEQLAEGARAVAAGNWDTRVEVPNTDELGELAEAFNSMTHEIISQREKLLQSERVAAWRELARRLAHELKNPLFPLQITVENLVRARELPPAEFDEVFRESASTLLAELTNLKTIIGRFSDFSKMPQPQLQRVQINDVIKGVVALHEPQFSAPGKPQITVRLELQDSLRLIEADPDLLHRALSNLVLNAMDAMPNGGTITFRTREQTDSVRIEIADSGTGLTPEECVRLFTPYYTSKQRGTGLGLAIVQSVISDHKGTITVESTPGQGATFRIELPKYSSGTVKADTAKVG
- a CDS encoding ABC transporter substrate-binding protein — its product is MKPIAFRLLAISSAALLLISAAFARTRPRYGDPLRVQFREVVPEYEGAPDLLVGPVFETLVTIHDNGRLQPGLALRWTTPDNGSRWDFTLRTGVQFHDGTPLSAAKLSQVPVPGCKLLLSSIAMMYQCDSPRPNLPSILSQPEYAVILTSGNDVFGTGPFRIETRTPGTISLKAFDNYWGGRPYLDTLEIKTGRNSRDQLNDFSFDHVDVVELAADMLRRLQQERMRVELSRPSVTLLLVFNSKKTELGDLRIRQAISLAIDRGSIHSVIFQRQGEVAGSLLPNWLTGYAFLFPTAPDQAKARDLLKQAGRPPAITIGYDPTESVQRLIAERVALNLRDVGIAGSAVASNSADLRIETVSVSSLNPAVALNALVEKLSIMQPFTSDNIESLYSNERTALQTYSAIPLVHIPKVTALKERVRNFDPSPAGQWRFADVWLAPRTTGGKP